The nucleotide sequence AGTGCGCGCCGGCGGCGGCCACCGCCCGCGGCACGCGGTAGTCCTGGTTCTGGAACGGACCGGCCGTGTGGATGACGAGCTCGACGCCGAGCTCGCGCAAGCCCCGCGCGAAATCCTGCGACTGCGCATCGACGCGGACGGCGCGCGCCCCGTCCGCCAACGATTGCACGAAGGCCGTGGCCCGTTCGAGATCGCGCCCGCCCACCAGCAGCTCGATGGCGTCATCGGTGGCCAGCGCGCGGCTGATGCGCGCGCCGAAGTTGCCGTAGCCGCCGAGCACCAGCGTCTTCATGCCAGGCTCGCTCCGGCCACGTGCCCGCGCGTGAAGGCTTCCTCGAAGATCGAATAGCCCGACCAGTCGGCATGCGCGAACGACAGCCGGCCCGCGATCACGCTGCCGCGGTGCGCATCGTCGGGCGCGGTGCGCTGCGAACCGATCTGCGCCAGCAGGCCGGGCCGCGGAATGGCCATGGCGTGCCCGTAGCGCGTGATCTCGATGCGCGTGGCCAGCGCGGGCAGGTCGGGGTGCGGCACCGAGAGCTCGGCCAGCAAGTCGTCGCGCCAGCCGGTCCAGGGCCGCTCGAGCAGCAGGCGGCGGCCGTCGCCCTCGTCGTAGCGGCTCGGGCCCAGCGGGCGATACCAGCTCAGCACGGTGCCGCGCGGCGTGGGGTCGAGCGTCTGGTGGCGCGCATCGACATAGCCGAGGCCGCGCGTGCCGTAGACCACGTTGTCCCAGCTCGGCGCGGCGCCGGGGCGGTCGACCAGCGGGCCGCGCAGGTGCACGTTGGCCACCAGCCAGGGCGCATGGCGCACGTGCGCGGCGGCATGCGCGAGCACCGCGGGCGCGTTCTCGACCACGCGCGCGGCGACGAACACCGGCAGCGCGACGATGCAATGCGCGGCCTGCCAGCGCACCAGCGATTGCGAGGCGGCATCCCAGGCATCGACCTCGACGCCGCCGCGCAGCTCGGCGATGCGCACGACCACCTGGCCCGTGCGCAGCCGTTCGCCCAATGGCTTGGCCAGCTGCTTCGTGAGCCAGCCGTTGCCCTCGGGCCAGGTCAGCACGCCGTCGCGCTCGGGGTTGGTGTCGTTGGCGCTGCCCGACGGATCGCCGGGCGCGTGAAAGCCGTGTCGGCTCGCGAAATAGTGGATGCCGGCCCAGGCCGAGACCTGCTCGATGCCCGCGCCGTAGTCGTCGCGGCAGCAGTAGTCGAGGTACCAGCGCAGGTGCTCGTCGCTGAAGCCCTCGCGGTCGAGCCAGGCCGAGAAGGCCTGCGCATCGAGCGCCAGCAGCTCGGGCGTGACCGCGACCTTGAGCGTGGGAATGGCGAAGTGGGCCGCATGCTGGAGCGCGTCGATGCGCTGCGCGAAGCGGCGGTACTGCGCCTGCGTGTCGGCGCCCACGCCATGCACCGGCAGCAGGCCGTCCTGCCACTCGCCGTGGAAGAACAGCCGCTCCTGCGGGCTGTGGCACAGCGTGCGCTCGTCGTATTCCCAGCGGCCGGCCACGCGCCGGCGCAGGCCGAGTTCTTCGAGCAGGTCCTGCACCTCGCGCGCATCGTCGCCGGGCACCGGCAGGTAGTGCGCGCCGAGCGGGCAGGCGATGCCGTTGACCATGCCGCCGCGCGCATTGCCGCCCGCGCTGTCCTCGAGCTCGAGCAGCGCGAAGTCGTCGATGCCCGCGAGCCGCAGCGCACGCGCCGCAGCGAGCCCCGCGACGCCACCACCGGCGATCAGCACGCGGGTCTTGCGGGTGCTCGCGGGCGCGCGCGACTTCAGCGTGCCGTCGCGCATCGCGTGGCCGCGCGCCATGTCGATGCCGGTGAAGCCGCCTTCGATGGGTGGCGGCGCATCGCAGCCGGCGAGCGCGAGCGCACCGGCGGCGCCGACCGTGCCGAGGAAGCTGCGTCGCCTCATGCCCATGTCGCCATCACCTCGCCGAGGCAACGAACTGAGCCCGACCTGCGGTCTGCCAAGGGACCGCGTAGCGCGGCCTGTTCGGGAGACACCGTGGAACCGGCTTTGCCGGGCCACGGGTGTCGCCCCCGGTGAGGGGGTTGGCGAAGCGGCACGCAGTGCCGCGCAGCCTGGGGGAGGACCATTTAATGTGCCATGACCTTGCCCCACTCCTGCTCGTAGGTGGTGACGAGGACCTGGTTGGAGAGCCGGTTGACCTCGGCCGGCACGCGCGCCATGTCGAGCGGGAAGTCGAACATCAGCGGCAGCGTGGGCGCGGACAGGAAGCGCAGGCCCGCGGGCAGCGCGTCGGGCTTTCGGTAGGGCCGGTGGCTCGCGATGATGAAGCCCCATTCGCCGAAGCTCGGCACGTGCACGTGATAGGGCGTCGCGGTCAGGCCCACCGACTCCACCGTCTGCGCCACGGTCCAGAAGCTCTTGCGCGCCACCAGCGGCGAGGTGGTCTGGATCACCGCGTAGCCGCTGGCCGCGAGGCGCTTGTCGAGCAGCGCGTAGAAGCTGTTGGTGTAGAGCTTGCCGATCGCGAAGTTGGTGGGATCGGGAAAGTCGACCACGATCACGTCGAACAGGTCGTCGTCACTGCGCTGCTGCAGCCACTGGAAAGCATCGGTGTTGACGATCTTGAGCTTCGGCGACGACAGCGAATGGCCGTTGAGCGCGGCCAGCGTCTCGTGGTCGGTGAACAGCTTCGTCATGTTCGGATCGAGCTCGACCAGCGTGACCGACTCCACCGACGGGTACTTGAGCACCTCGCGCACCGCCATGCCGTCGCCGCCGCCGAGCACCGCCACCTTCTTGGGCGCGCCGTGGGCGGCCATCACGGGATGCACCAGCGCCTCGTGGTAGCGGTACTCGTCGCGCTCGGCGAACTGCAGGTTGCCGTTGAGGAACAGCCGGTGCCCGAGCAGCCCGCGCGTGACCACGATGCGCTGGTAGGGCGAGGTGGCGCTGAAGACGATGCGGTCCTGGTAGAACTTGTCCTCGGCCAGCGTGGTGATGTGGTCGGCGCCGATGAAGCCGCCGAGCAGCGCCGCCAGCGACAGGAAGCAGGCCAGCGCATGCGCGCCGACGCGCCGCAGCTCGTGGCGGAACAGCCAGAGCGCCCACACCGCCACCGCCGCGTTCATGAAGCCGAACAGCAGGCCGGTGCGGATCATGCCGAGCTGCGGCACCAGGATCAGCGGGAAGGCCACCGACACCGCAAGCGCGCCGAGGTAGTCGAAGGTCAGCACCTGCGACACCAGGTTCTTGAGCGCCACGTTGCGCCGCAGGATGCGCATCACCAGCGGGATCTCGAGCCCGACCAGCGTGCCGACCACGACCACCAGCCCGTACAGCAGCAGCCGGAACGCGCCCGGCGCGTAGGCATTGGCCAGGAACAGCACCGCCGGCAGCGCGCCGCCGATCAGCGCCACCATCAGCTCGATGCGCAGGAAGTGGGCCGGCAGCTGGCGGTCGAAATAGCGCGACAGCCACGAGCCCACGCCCATCGCGAACAGGTAGGTGCCGATGATGGTGCTGAACTGCAGCA is from Variovorax paradoxus and encodes:
- a CDS encoding FAD-dependent oxidoreductase codes for the protein MRRRSFLGTVGAAGALALAGCDAPPPIEGGFTGIDMARGHAMRDGTLKSRAPASTRKTRVLIAGGGVAGLAAARALRLAGIDDFALLELEDSAGGNARGGMVNGIACPLGAHYLPVPGDDAREVQDLLEELGLRRRVAGRWEYDERTLCHSPQERLFFHGEWQDGLLPVHGVGADTQAQYRRFAQRIDALQHAAHFAIPTLKVAVTPELLALDAQAFSAWLDREGFSDEHLRWYLDYCCRDDYGAGIEQVSAWAGIHYFASRHGFHAPGDPSGSANDTNPERDGVLTWPEGNGWLTKQLAKPLGERLRTGQVVVRIAELRGGVEVDAWDAASQSLVRWQAAHCIVALPVFVAARVVENAPAVLAHAAAHVRHAPWLVANVHLRGPLVDRPGAAPSWDNVVYGTRGLGYVDARHQTLDPTPRGTVLSWYRPLGPSRYDEGDGRRLLLERPWTGWRDDLLAELSVPHPDLPALATRIEITRYGHAMAIPRPGLLAQIGSQRTAPDDAHRGSVIAGRLSFAHADWSGYSIFEEAFTRGHVAGASLA
- a CDS encoding polyamine aminopropyltransferase, with translation MSAEQAPSARPADARGPQPVEIALLASVFVVAACGLVYELSAAALSSYLLGDSVLQFSTIIGTYLFAMGVGSWLSRYFDRQLPAHFLRIELMVALIGGALPAVLFLANAYAPGAFRLLLYGLVVVVGTLVGLEIPLVMRILRRNVALKNLVSQVLTFDYLGALAVSVAFPLILVPQLGMIRTGLLFGFMNAAVAVWALWLFRHELRRVGAHALACFLSLAALLGGFIGADHITTLAEDKFYQDRIVFSATSPYQRIVVTRGLLGHRLFLNGNLQFAERDEYRYHEALVHPVMAAHGAPKKVAVLGGGDGMAVREVLKYPSVESVTLVELDPNMTKLFTDHETLAALNGHSLSSPKLKIVNTDAFQWLQQRSDDDLFDVIVVDFPDPTNFAIGKLYTNSFYALLDKRLAASGYAVIQTTSPLVARKSFWTVAQTVESVGLTATPYHVHVPSFGEWGFIIASHRPYRKPDALPAGLRFLSAPTLPLMFDFPLDMARVPAEVNRLSNQVLVTTYEQEWGKVMAH